From the Stigmatella erecta genome, one window contains:
- a CDS encoding ABC transporter permease, with translation MDGLKEIAVIWGAETRRAVRSGRVVVLLGLYSMFSVLVLLIVGAIANALRDEVNARLADSGNGTEAAAAVAAEMKKSFLGVLAGNDASMMEALSQVPVVVLVVFKITLLFLPVYVALMGFDQLSGEVGPRSIRYVTVRARRSSLMMGKFLVQASLLVGLVLIIDLGVFIYARLTNPDFTFSALALNLLKYWLAAIVFSLAYVALTTFCSSLFRSPAVSLVFNFILLFSFWLMDVIGRAYEGQVLGFARFLTPSYYSSNLLHPRLSEFGISGLAYAGFALLFLGGAHAVLRARDL, from the coding sequence TTGGACGGATTGAAAGAAATCGCGGTCATCTGGGGCGCCGAGACGCGCCGGGCCGTGCGAAGCGGCCGCGTGGTGGTGCTGCTGGGCCTCTACAGCATGTTCTCGGTGCTGGTGCTCCTCATCGTGGGGGCCATCGCCAACGCGCTCCGGGACGAGGTGAACGCGCGGCTGGCGGACTCGGGCAACGGCACCGAGGCGGCCGCCGCGGTGGCCGCGGAGATGAAGAAGAGCTTCCTGGGCGTGCTGGCCGGGAACGATGCCTCGATGATGGAGGCGCTCTCGCAGGTGCCCGTCGTCGTGCTGGTGGTCTTCAAGATCACCCTGCTCTTCCTGCCCGTGTACGTGGCGCTGATGGGGTTCGATCAGCTCAGCGGCGAGGTGGGGCCGCGCTCCATCCGCTACGTCACCGTGCGCGCGCGCCGCTCCTCCTTGATGATGGGCAAGTTCCTGGTGCAGGCCTCGCTGCTGGTGGGGCTGGTGCTCATCATCGACCTGGGCGTCTTCATCTACGCGCGCCTCACCAACCCGGACTTCACCTTCTCCGCGCTGGCGCTGAACCTCTTGAAGTACTGGCTGGCGGCCATCGTGTTCTCGCTGGCCTACGTGGCGCTCACCACCTTCTGCTCCAGCCTGTTCCGCAGCCCCGCGGTGAGCCTCGTCTTCAACTTCATCCTGCTCTTCTCGTTCTGGCTGATGGACGTCATCGGCCGGGCCTACGAGGGCCAGGTGCTGGGCTTCGCCCGCTTCCTGACGCCCTCCTATTACTCCTCCAACCTGCTCCACCCCCGGCTGAGCGAGTTTGGCATCAGCGGCCTGGCCTACGCGGGCTTCGCCCTGCTCTTCCTGGGCGGCGCCCATGCCGTCCTGCGCGCGAGGGACCTGTGA
- a CDS encoding penicillin-binding transpeptidase domain-containing protein gives MPRSQALLATLLPLALVLGAMGTSSPSEVPAVPESPDAGAVVEASADAGTADAGTGLLGLVPPAPVPSREKAPPIAQLRSLPRKDDVLAQAKLSGGRLVLPAGKGGATLTVDPPLQAQITRIMQDYQVPYGAAVVLEPSTGRVLALAEHSQTDPSMRGLTTRAVFPAASIFKIVTGSALLEAGVAPSEESCFHGGKRGLSERLLEDSTRDGACHTLSSAMGKSANVVFAKLTRKYLSADALRRMAARLRFNRPIAFPIPTDVSLASIPEDEFGLANTGAGFGDVYLSPLHGAALAAASATGVWRDPVLFEPSLEASVAPAEEVLSPEVTRALTGMLEETVTHGTARRVFRERGFRVEGAVGKTGTLADKNPFRDYSWFVGFAPKDNPRVAVAAVIVNEPLWRIRATWLGREAMRLALERFPAPAAPPAVPQEAPLVAQPAPSTEPLSGGEAVSTASAVEVPVPEAAAQAEEASEEEALPPAANASAPIP, from the coding sequence ATGCCTCGCTCCCAAGCCCTCCTTGCGACGCTGTTGCCCCTTGCCCTCGTTCTGGGCGCCATGGGGACCTCTTCCCCCTCTGAAGTCCCCGCTGTCCCGGAAAGTCCGGACGCGGGCGCCGTGGTGGAGGCGAGCGCGGACGCGGGCACCGCCGACGCGGGGACCGGGCTGCTGGGGCTGGTGCCCCCCGCCCCCGTGCCCTCGCGCGAGAAGGCGCCGCCCATCGCCCAGCTCCGCTCCCTGCCACGCAAGGACGATGTGCTCGCCCAGGCCAAGCTGAGCGGTGGCCGGCTCGTCCTGCCCGCGGGCAAGGGGGGGGCCACGTTGACCGTGGACCCGCCGCTCCAGGCGCAAATCACCCGCATCATGCAGGACTACCAGGTGCCTTACGGCGCCGCGGTGGTGCTCGAGCCCTCCACGGGGCGGGTGCTGGCGCTCGCGGAGCACTCCCAGACGGATCCGTCCATGCGGGGGCTCACCACCCGCGCGGTGTTCCCCGCGGCCAGCATCTTCAAGATCGTCACCGGCAGCGCGCTCCTGGAGGCGGGCGTGGCGCCCAGCGAAGAGTCCTGCTTCCATGGCGGCAAGCGCGGGCTGTCCGAGCGGCTGCTGGAGGACAGCACCCGGGATGGCGCCTGCCACACGCTGTCGTCCGCCATGGGCAAGAGCGCCAACGTCGTCTTCGCCAAGCTCACCCGCAAGTACCTCTCCGCGGATGCGCTGCGGCGCATGGCGGCGCGGCTCCGCTTCAACCGGCCGATTGCCTTCCCCATCCCCACGGACGTCTCGCTCGCGTCCATTCCCGAGGACGAGTTCGGGCTGGCCAATACCGGGGCGGGCTTTGGCGATGTGTACCTGTCCCCCCTGCACGGGGCCGCGCTCGCCGCCGCCTCGGCCACCGGCGTGTGGAGAGACCCTGTCCTCTTCGAGCCCTCGCTGGAGGCCTCGGTGGCGCCCGCGGAGGAGGTGCTGTCGCCCGAGGTGACGCGCGCCCTCACGGGGATGCTGGAGGAGACGGTGACGCATGGCACCGCCCGGCGCGTCTTCCGGGAGCGCGGCTTCCGGGTGGAGGGCGCCGTGGGCAAGACGGGCACGCTGGCGGACAAGAACCCGTTCCGGGACTACTCGTGGTTCGTGGGCTTCGCCCCCAAGGACAACCCCCGCGTGGCGGTCGCCGCCGTCATCGTCAACGAGCCGCTCTGGCGCATCCGGGCCACGTGGCTCGGGCGCGAGGCGATGCGGCTGGCCCTGGAGCGCTTCCCCGCGCCGGCGGCCCCTCCAGCGGTTCCCCAGGAGGCGCCGCTGGTTGCCCAGCCGGCGCCCTCCACCGAGCCCCTGTCCGGGGGCGAGGCCGTCTCCACCGCCTCGGCCGTGGAGGTGCCGGTGCCCGAGGCCGCCGCGCAAGCCGAGGAGGCCTCCGAGGAGGAGGCGCTTCCTCCCGCCGCGAACGCCTCGGCGCCGATTCCGTGA